In Candidatus Binatus sp., the DNA window GACGTCGCCAACATTCGGGCGCCCATCGAAAGACCGCGATGACAGCTGATTGAACCTCACTTCCTTTTCTGCACCTGGATCATGATGCCGCCCAAGCGCGCCGCGTTTAGCGCGCGGCGCGCGACGCCGGTTGACGACAAACTGCCTTTCCCTGTAGCACTTGGACGTAATCCCAAAGCCCGTCCCAGAGGTAAATCCCCGATGCCGATCGATTTCACGATGCCGCCGCACGTAACCGAACTGCGCGACAAGGTCCGCGCGTTCATCAAGGAAGAAATCGAGCCCGCCGAAGCCGCGATGCAAAAAAGCGGTAGCTGGCGCGACGGCATCATCGAGCTCAGGCGCAACGCGCGTCAGCGTGGACTGTGGCTGCCGCACATGCCGCCGGAATTTGGCGGTCTAGGCCTCGACGCGATGGCGATCGCGATGATTTCCGCGGAGTGCGGGCGCAATCGGATCGCGTCGTTCATCCTCAATGTCCAGGCGCCGGACGAAGGCAACATGCATACGCTGCTGCATTTCGCGACGCCTGAGCAGAAAGAAAAATATCTGCGGCCGCTATGCGAAGGCAAAATCAGATCCTGCTTTGCGATGACGGAGCCAGAAGTGGCCGGCTCCGATCCAACCCAAATCAAAACCGCGGCGGTGAAGCAGGGCGACAACTGGGTTATCAACGGGAACAAGTGGTTCATCTCGGGCGCGCACGGAGCGAAGTTCGCGATCGTGATGGCGAAGACCGACCCCGAGGCCGATCCGCCGCAGGCGCGCAACTCGGCGTTCATCGTCGATTTGCCGAATCCGGGCTTCAGAATCGTGCGCGATATCGACACGATGGCCGGCAAGGGCAATCACTGCGAGATCGCGCTCGAGAATTGCATCGTGCCGGCGGACGCGATGCTCGGTCCGCGCGGACAGGGGCATACGCTGGGGCAGGTCCGGCTTGGCCCGGCGCGCCTTGCGCATTGCATGCGATGGATTGGCAGCACCGAAGTTGCGCTCGAGATGCTGGTGAAGCGCGCGATGGAGCGCCGGGTGCAAGGCGGCTTGCTGATCGATAAGCAGGCGATCCAGTTCATGATCTCGGAATCGACGATGGAGCTTTACACCGCGAAGCTGATGGTGCTGCACGCGGCGTATCTGATCGAAAAGAAGCTGCCGTTTCGCCAGGAAGTCTCGATGGCGAAGCATCACGTGGCGAACATGCTGTGGAAGGTCACCGATCGCGCGATCCAGGTGCACGGCGCGCTCGGCTACTCGACCGACACGCCGCTCGAATCGATGCTGCGGCATGCGCGA includes these proteins:
- a CDS encoding acyl-CoA dehydrogenase family protein, with protein sequence MPIDFTMPPHVTELRDKVRAFIKEEIEPAEAAMQKSGSWRDGIIELRRNARQRGLWLPHMPPEFGGLGLDAMAIAMISAECGRNRIASFILNVQAPDEGNMHTLLHFATPEQKEKYLRPLCEGKIRSCFAMTEPEVAGSDPTQIKTAAVKQGDNWVINGNKWFISGAHGAKFAIVMAKTDPEADPPQARNSAFIVDLPNPGFRIVRDIDTMAGKGNHCEIALENCIVPADAMLGPRGQGHTLGQVRLGPARLAHCMRWIGSTEVALEMLVKRAMERRVQGGLLIDKQAIQFMISESTMELYTAKLMVLHAAYLIEKKLPFRQEVSMAKHHVANMLWKVTDRAIQVHGALGYSTDTPLESMLRHARSARLVDGADEVHMTQIARHVIEAFKRDGSTRAATGAGLL